A genome region from Geobacter pickeringii includes the following:
- a CDS encoding DoxX family protein, with the protein MARTNWGATADSLALLALRIPLGAIFIAHGSQKLLGAFGGHGLTATFKTFEDKLGIPPIFTLLAIIAEFGGGVGVLCGFLTRLSGFGIAAVMAVALYKIHWANGFFLNAACVPGRGHGIEFPLALLGMALALLFSGGGAWSVDRYLFRR; encoded by the coding sequence ATGGCCAGGACGAACTGGGGCGCCACGGCCGACTCCCTGGCGCTGCTCGCGCTGCGGATACCGCTCGGCGCCATCTTCATCGCCCACGGTTCCCAGAAGCTTCTCGGCGCCTTCGGCGGCCACGGGCTCACCGCCACCTTCAAGACGTTCGAGGATAAACTCGGCATCCCGCCGATCTTCACGCTGCTGGCCATCATCGCCGAATTCGGCGGTGGCGTCGGAGTCCTCTGCGGTTTCCTGACCCGCCTCTCGGGATTCGGGATCGCGGCGGTCATGGCGGTGGCCCTCTACAAGATCCACTGGGCCAACGGCTTCTTCCTCAACGCTGCGTGCGTCCCGGGGCGGGGACACGGCATCGAGTTCCCCCTGGCGCTCCTCGGGATGGCCCTGGCGCTGCTCTTCTCCGGCGGCGGGGCGTGGTCGGTGGACCGCTACCTCTTCAGGCGGTAA
- a CDS encoding PilZ domain-containing protein produces the protein MNDSYQLTPVADPQQDHRQILETLAAVGKGTLANDLRLLNYYQSIPVNYGATVETIEDDTVELSVNQQQAVVMHIEKQTVLKSSHFPHDVLAAVSYVNVDKCVAIVTKFAYAEVRAERRQFVRVEVKERIEGTFTAPGVTVAGTLNDISLGGVALVGSLPNLPESDIEGTVSLRLPGGPFEIRAKLLRVIETPGKTLFIIETRPGAQAEKAISQYIFQRQVEIIRELKDSIF, from the coding sequence ATGAACGATTCCTACCAGCTTACCCCCGTTGCCGACCCCCAGCAGGACCACCGGCAGATCCTCGAAACGCTCGCCGCCGTCGGGAAGGGGACCCTTGCCAACGACCTGCGGCTCCTCAACTACTACCAGTCGATCCCGGTCAACTACGGTGCCACGGTGGAGACCATCGAGGACGACACGGTGGAGCTCTCGGTGAACCAGCAGCAGGCGGTGGTCATGCATATCGAGAAGCAGACCGTCCTCAAGAGCAGCCACTTCCCCCATGACGTGCTGGCGGCCGTGAGCTACGTCAACGTCGACAAGTGCGTGGCGATCGTCACGAAGTTTGCCTACGCGGAAGTACGGGCCGAGCGGCGCCAGTTCGTGCGGGTAGAGGTGAAGGAGCGGATCGAGGGGACCTTCACCGCCCCCGGCGTAACGGTGGCGGGCACCCTCAATGACATATCCCTCGGCGGGGTGGCCCTGGTGGGCTCCCTGCCGAATCTCCCCGAGAGCGACATCGAGGGGACGGTGAGCCTGCGGCTCCCCGGCGGTCCCTTCGAAATCCGGGCCAAGCTCCTCCGCGTCATCGAAACGCCGGGAAAGACCCTCTTCATCATCGAGACCCGCCCCGGCGCCCAGGCCGAAAAGGCGATCTCCCAGTACATCTTCCAGCGGCAGGTGGAGATCATCAGGGAGCTGAAGGATTCGATCTTCTAA
- a CDS encoding peptide chain release factor 3 — protein MKKHNEQEIDRRRTFAIISHPDAGKTTITEKLLLFGGAIQQAGEVRARKAARHATSDWMEMEKQRGISVTSSVMKFTYRDYEVNLLDTPGHNDFSEDTYRVLTAVDSALMVIDSVKGVESQTIKLLDVCRLRHTPIMTFVNKLDREGRDPFELIDEIEKVLRIQCAPMTWPIGMGKRFRGTYHLYTKELVIFDAEAERGTGTVVSLSGLDDPRLDEILGSQADELRADVELVEGAAHPFEEEAYLAGLQTPVFFGSAINTFGVQQLLDTFVDHAPTPLPREAVSRTVSPYEEPFSAFAFKIQANMDPAHRDRIAFFRICSGKFTRGMKVRHVRIGRDVAIANATIFMAQDRTHVDEAFPGDIIGIHNHGTIKIGDTFTQGEDLKFTGIPNFAPEHFRKVRLLDPLKSKALEKGLTQLAEEGTTQVFRPLMGADWIVGAVGLLQFDVVMHRLEHEYNVKATYEPASYATARWVTGERKKLDEFQKKEVMSCYIDGEGNLAYLAGSQWRLDNTMENWKELTFHATREHN, from the coding sequence GTGAAGAAACACAACGAGCAGGAAATCGACCGCCGGCGCACCTTCGCCATCATCAGTCACCCCGACGCCGGCAAGACCACCATCACCGAGAAGCTGCTGCTGTTCGGCGGCGCCATCCAGCAGGCAGGCGAGGTCCGGGCCCGCAAGGCGGCGCGCCACGCCACCTCCGACTGGATGGAGATGGAGAAGCAGCGCGGCATCTCCGTCACCTCGTCGGTGATGAAGTTCACCTACCGCGACTACGAGGTGAACCTTCTGGACACCCCGGGCCACAACGACTTCTCCGAGGATACCTACCGGGTGCTCACCGCCGTCGACTCGGCACTCATGGTCATCGACTCCGTGAAGGGGGTCGAGAGCCAGACCATCAAGCTCCTGGACGTTTGCCGGCTCCGGCACACCCCGATCATGACCTTCGTCAACAAGCTCGACCGGGAGGGGCGGGATCCTTTTGAACTTATCGACGAGATCGAGAAAGTCTTGAGGATTCAGTGCGCCCCCATGACCTGGCCCATCGGGATGGGGAAGCGCTTCCGGGGCACCTACCACCTCTACACCAAGGAACTGGTCATCTTCGACGCCGAGGCCGAGCGCGGCACCGGCACCGTCGTCTCCCTCTCCGGCCTTGACGACCCGCGCCTCGACGAGATCCTCGGTTCCCAGGCCGACGAGCTCCGCGCCGACGTGGAGCTCGTGGAGGGGGCGGCCCACCCCTTCGAGGAGGAGGCGTACCTGGCCGGCCTCCAGACCCCGGTCTTCTTTGGGAGCGCCATCAACACCTTCGGGGTCCAGCAGCTTCTCGACACCTTCGTGGACCACGCGCCGACCCCCCTCCCCCGGGAGGCGGTGAGCCGCACCGTCTCACCGTACGAAGAGCCCTTCTCCGCCTTCGCCTTCAAGATCCAGGCGAACATGGACCCGGCCCACCGGGACCGGATCGCCTTCTTCCGGATCTGTTCCGGCAAATTCACCCGGGGGATGAAGGTGCGCCACGTCCGGATCGGGCGCGACGTCGCCATCGCCAACGCCACCATCTTCATGGCCCAGGACCGGACCCACGTGGACGAGGCGTTCCCCGGCGACATCATCGGCATCCACAATCACGGCACCATCAAGATCGGCGACACCTTCACCCAGGGGGAGGACCTCAAGTTCACCGGCATCCCCAACTTCGCCCCCGAGCATTTCCGGAAGGTGCGGCTCCTGGACCCCCTGAAGTCCAAGGCCCTGGAGAAGGGGCTCACGCAGCTGGCCGAGGAGGGGACCACCCAGGTCTTCCGGCCGCTCATGGGGGCCGACTGGATCGTCGGCGCCGTGGGCCTCCTCCAGTTCGACGTGGTCATGCACCGGCTGGAGCACGAGTACAACGTGAAGGCGACCTACGAGCCGGCCTCCTATGCCACGGCCCGGTGGGTCACCGGCGAGAGGAAGAAGCTGGACGAGTTCCAGAAGAAAGAGGTGATGAGCTGCTACATCGACGGCGAGGGGAACCTGGCCTACCTCGCCGGCTCCCAGTGGCGCCTCGACAACACCATGGAGAACTGGAAGGAGCTCACCTTCCACGCCACCCGGGAGCATAATTAG
- a CDS encoding DUF2269 family protein encodes MQFQAGQQTRLLLKYIHTLSAMMWIGGAQAILVLLYKDRQAANGDELFAFNDAIRTIDNWLIAPGVAGTIASGGLICLVTNWGFLRHRWVVVKWVVTAVATLFGVVFLGPWFQELAELAGLNRLAVFDSWAYARTYQLGVSFGIAQTAVLVVLMLISIFKPELDLLPPRASFLIRPLVAPVVGLHSQFSSRFRQGRD; translated from the coding sequence ATGCAGTTCCAGGCAGGCCAGCAGACCCGGTTGCTCCTCAAATACATCCATACCCTTTCCGCCATGATGTGGATCGGCGGCGCCCAGGCGATCCTCGTCCTCCTCTACAAGGACCGCCAGGCCGCCAACGGCGACGAACTGTTCGCCTTCAACGACGCCATCCGCACCATCGACAACTGGCTCATCGCCCCGGGGGTCGCTGGCACCATCGCGTCGGGGGGGCTCATCTGCCTCGTCACGAACTGGGGGTTCCTGCGCCACCGCTGGGTGGTGGTGAAGTGGGTCGTCACCGCCGTGGCGACCCTGTTCGGGGTTGTCTTCCTCGGCCCCTGGTTCCAGGAGCTGGCCGAGCTGGCGGGATTGAACCGCCTGGCGGTCTTCGACAGCTGGGCCTATGCCCGGACCTACCAGCTCGGGGTCTCCTTCGGCATTGCCCAGACCGCCGTCCTCGTCGTCCTCATGCTGATCTCCATCTTCAAGCCCGAACTCGACCTGCTGCCGCCGCGGGCCTCCTTCCTCATCCGCCCCCTGGTCGCCCCTGTCGTCGGGCTCCATTCCCAGTTCAGCAGCCGCTTCCGTCAGGGGCGGGACTGA
- the larB gene encoding nickel pincer cofactor biosynthesis protein LarB, producing MDPTELKTLLRAFKSGTLDEDEALERLRHLPFEDVGDAMVDHHRALRQGFPEVIFGESKSVGQIERIMAALAARGNNILVTRIDEAKALAVREAFPQARHHAEARCLTLEQKPVEPRGRGTVLVVSAGTSDLPVASEALVTLRMLGNAAEHLYDVGVAGIHRLLARREALFAARVVIVVAGMEGALPSVVGGLVNCPVIAVPTSVGYGASFGGIAALLGMLNSCAAGVTVVNIDNGFGAAVAASMINRE from the coding sequence ATGGATCCCACAGAACTGAAAACACTCCTGCGCGCGTTCAAGAGCGGCACCCTCGACGAGGATGAGGCCCTGGAGCGCCTGCGCCATCTCCCCTTCGAGGATGTGGGAGACGCCATGGTCGACCACCATCGGGCGCTCCGCCAGGGGTTCCCCGAGGTGATCTTCGGCGAGAGCAAGAGCGTCGGCCAGATCGAGCGGATCATGGCCGCCCTGGCGGCGCGGGGAAACAACATCCTCGTCACCCGCATCGACGAGGCGAAGGCGCTGGCGGTCCGGGAGGCGTTCCCACAGGCCCGCCACCACGCCGAGGCCCGCTGCCTCACCCTGGAGCAGAAGCCGGTGGAGCCCCGGGGGCGGGGGACGGTCCTCGTCGTCTCGGCCGGCACCTCCGATCTCCCCGTGGCGTCGGAGGCCCTCGTCACCCTCCGGATGCTCGGCAACGCCGCCGAGCACCTCTACGACGTGGGGGTGGCGGGGATCCACCGCCTCCTGGCCCGCCGCGAGGCGCTCTTCGCGGCGCGGGTGGTGATCGTGGTGGCGGGGATGGAGGGGGCGCTCCCCTCGGTGGTGGGGGGGCTCGTGAACTGCCCGGTGATCGCCGTCCCGACCTCCGTCGGCTACGGCGCCTCCTTCGGCGGCATCGCGGCGCTTCTCGGGATGCTCAACTCCTGTGCCGCCGGCGTCACGGTGGTTAATATCGACAACGGATTCGGCGCCGCCGTGGCGGCAAGCATGATCAACCGGGAATAG
- the larC gene encoding nickel pincer cofactor biosynthesis protein LarC, with protein sequence MKILYFDCFAGIAGDMAVAALIDLGVPFEVVRAAVASLPLPHSSYSLAVEKTSRKGIAATRFVVRVEEHQPHRHYADIAAMIEESPLAPGVKEKAQRIFFRLAEAEAKVHGVEIGRVHFHEVGAVDSIADIVAAAAAIDYLGIDAIHASPLPLGSGFVESAHGRLPVPAPATAELLRGIPVHGAAGAGERVTPTGAAILAALATGFGPVPAMTVAAVGSGAGSRDFDDLPNVVRAFLGESGAGLDRDEVQVIETHIDDMNPELLGYVLERLLEEGALDAAFAPLQMKKNRPGVRLTVVAPPERLESLAGLILRETTAIGVRTYPVQRVKLRREIEERQTSLGPVRVKVLRDGEGLVRVAPEYEECRRIAAERGMPLAEVYRIVEREAAL encoded by the coding sequence ATGAAGATACTGTATTTTGACTGTTTTGCCGGCATTGCCGGCGACATGGCCGTGGCCGCCCTCATCGACCTGGGGGTCCCCTTCGAGGTGGTGCGCGCCGCCGTGGCCTCCCTCCCGCTCCCCCATTCGAGCTACTCCCTGGCCGTGGAGAAGACGAGCCGCAAGGGGATCGCCGCCACCCGTTTCGTGGTCCGCGTGGAAGAGCACCAGCCCCACCGCCACTATGCCGACATCGCCGCCATGATCGAGGAGAGCCCCCTGGCCCCGGGGGTGAAGGAGAAGGCGCAGCGGATCTTCTTCCGCCTCGCCGAGGCCGAGGCCAAGGTCCACGGGGTGGAGATCGGCCGGGTCCACTTCCATGAGGTGGGGGCGGTGGACTCCATCGCCGACATCGTCGCCGCCGCCGCGGCCATCGACTACCTGGGGATCGACGCCATCCACGCCTCCCCCCTTCCCCTCGGGAGCGGCTTTGTGGAGAGCGCCCACGGCCGGCTCCCCGTGCCGGCCCCCGCCACGGCGGAGCTTCTGCGGGGAATCCCGGTCCACGGCGCGGCGGGGGCGGGGGAGCGGGTCACCCCCACCGGCGCGGCGATCCTGGCGGCGCTGGCCACCGGCTTCGGCCCGGTGCCGGCCATGACGGTGGCGGCCGTCGGCAGCGGTGCCGGCAGCCGCGACTTCGACGACCTCCCCAACGTCGTGCGGGCCTTCCTCGGCGAGAGCGGGGCGGGGCTCGACCGTGACGAGGTGCAGGTGATCGAGACCCATATCGACGACATGAACCCCGAGCTGCTCGGCTACGTGCTGGAGCGACTCCTGGAGGAGGGGGCCCTGGACGCCGCCTTCGCACCGCTGCAGATGAAGAAGAACCGCCCCGGCGTCCGGCTCACCGTCGTCGCTCCCCCGGAGCGGCTCGAAAGTCTCGCGGGGTTAATCCTGCGGGAGACCACGGCCATCGGGGTCCGCACCTATCCGGTGCAGCGCGTCAAGCTCCGGCGGGAGATCGAAGAGCGCCAGACCTCCCTGGGGCCGGTACGGGTGAAGGTGCTCCGCGACGGCGAGGGGCTGGTCCGGGTCGCCCCCGAGTACGAGGAGTGCCGTCGGATCGCCGCGGAGCGGGGGATGCCGCTGGCGGAGGTCTACCGGATCGTCGAGCGGGAGGCTGCCCTGTGA
- a CDS encoding phosphatidylglycerophosphatase A family protein has product MRAFVTGAATWCGTGLSPFAPGTVGTLGAIPFYLVLARLPLPLYLLTTVAFIFFAAWISGRAEEIYDAKDPGRIVIDEVAGYLVTMTAAPAHWQSVLLGFFLFRFFDVVKIPPARYFDRSVKNGWGVVLDDVAAGVYACAVLHLALRLM; this is encoded by the coding sequence ATGAGAGCATTTGTCACCGGCGCCGCCACCTGGTGCGGGACCGGTCTCTCCCCCTTCGCACCGGGGACGGTGGGAACCCTCGGCGCCATACCCTTCTACCTCGTCCTGGCGCGGCTGCCGCTGCCGCTCTACCTCCTTACCACCGTGGCGTTCATCTTCTTCGCCGCCTGGATCTCGGGGCGGGCGGAGGAGATTTACGACGCCAAGGATCCGGGGCGGATCGTCATCGACGAGGTGGCGGGGTACCTCGTCACCATGACGGCGGCGCCGGCCCACTGGCAGAGCGTTCTCCTCGGCTTCTTCCTCTTTCGCTTCTTTGACGTGGTGAAGATCCCGCCGGCCCGCTACTTCGACCGGAGCGTGAAGAACGGCTGGGGGGTCGTCCTCGACGACGTGGCGGCTGGGGTGTATGCCTGTGCGGTGCTCCATCTGGCCTTGAGGCTGATGTGA
- a CDS encoding competence/damage-inducible protein A → MRIATLSIGDELLFGEVTDTNASWLAGRLYGAGVPVRRHLTVGDDEDEIAAALESLAAEHDAVVVTGGLGPTDDDVTARGAAQATGRRLVLNEEALARLREFFDRRGREMHPANERQCLLPAKAGIIPNAAGTASGFHLVHGGALLVFLPGVPAEMTRMFADSVLPLILSRRTERRSVRTLVLSIFGLSEAEIGARLTGIDRSRPGLTVAYCVNYPLVEVKLRGEGEGAPVVDELLAAAAPLVRERLAGFIVAEGDETIDTAVARLFREKGMTLALAESCTGGLIAKRITDLAGSSAYFLLGAVTYANGAKTRLLDVSDDLLAEKGAVSAEVARAMARGVRDLAGSDVALAVTGIAGPDGGAPDKPVGTVFLALADRAGCTVKQYRFSGDREKIRTITAVTAMDWLRRWLLSC, encoded by the coding sequence GTGAGGATAGCCACCCTCTCCATCGGCGACGAGCTCCTCTTCGGCGAGGTTACCGACACCAACGCGTCGTGGCTGGCGGGGCGCCTCTACGGGGCGGGGGTGCCGGTGCGGCGGCACCTGACGGTGGGGGACGACGAGGACGAGATCGCCGCGGCCCTGGAGAGTCTGGCGGCGGAGCACGACGCCGTTGTCGTCACCGGGGGGCTCGGCCCCACCGACGACGACGTCACCGCCCGGGGAGCGGCCCAGGCCACCGGCCGGCGCCTCGTCCTGAACGAGGAGGCCCTGGCGCGGCTGCGGGAGTTTTTCGACCGGCGGGGGAGGGAGATGCACCCGGCCAACGAGCGGCAGTGCCTCTTGCCGGCCAAGGCGGGGATCATTCCGAACGCCGCCGGCACCGCCAGCGGTTTCCATCTCGTCCACGGTGGCGCGCTCCTCGTCTTTCTCCCCGGCGTCCCCGCCGAGATGACGCGGATGTTCGCCGACTCGGTTCTGCCGCTCATCCTCTCCCGGCGGACGGAGCGGCGGAGCGTCCGGACCCTGGTCCTGTCGATTTTCGGCCTTTCCGAGGCGGAGATCGGCGCCCGGCTCACCGGCATCGACCGCTCGCGCCCCGGGCTCACCGTCGCCTACTGCGTGAACTACCCGCTGGTGGAGGTGAAGCTGCGGGGAGAGGGGGAGGGTGCCCCGGTGGTGGATGAGCTCCTCGCCGCCGCAGCTCCTCTGGTCCGGGAGCGCCTTGCCGGCTTCATCGTGGCGGAAGGGGATGAGACCATCGATACCGCGGTGGCCCGGCTCTTCCGGGAAAAGGGGATGACCCTGGCCCTGGCCGAGTCGTGCACCGGCGGGCTCATCGCCAAGCGGATCACCGATCTGGCCGGAAGCTCCGCCTACTTCCTCCTCGGTGCGGTCACCTACGCCAACGGGGCGAAGACGCGGCTTCTGGACGTCTCCGACGACCTCCTGGCGGAGAAGGGGGCGGTGAGCGCCGAGGTGGCCCGGGCCATGGCCCGGGGGGTGCGGGACCTCGCCGGGAGCGACGTGGCGCTGGCGGTCACCGGCATCGCCGGCCCCGACGGGGGAGCCCCCGACAAGCCGGTGGGGACCGTCTTCCTCGCCCTTGCCGACCGCGCCGGCTGCACGGTCAAACAGTACCGCTTCTCGGGCGACCGGGAAAAAATCAGGACGATCACGGCGGTGACGGCCATGGATTGGCTCAGAAGGTGGCTCCTGTCATGCTGA
- a CDS encoding sensor histidine kinase, with translation MLREFVPRPSPPPSGGAPADSGGRDLPPRRLPIVVVGLFALLVLGVLAGVFVVYRQTSPLLDLLGLVALLAVTCSGFMAFSYRRGKNEEEASHLAELMEVERQLDKTARRYRSLLEGAGVAIFVFNADSGILVEVNRRGVDLLGHSREEMAALRGKDLIPEDEQERFASFVMRVARRGRGRLDRITFRRKSGERFFGEVDARLIDLGDERLVHVTVRDITFKYRAEREIRQRNRELSTLIRIISHANRERELKTVLDVTLREMVDVFGASGGGIHLRREEGRLKPAATLNVPDGVAALLAGEEKEGGLLGRVASFRAPLAYEDLAASDVPGCTPAAVQGAKGFAGVPLSARNRVIGVMYLLSDEARRFTDEEMRLCLSVADQIGIVIEHARLFDELKWKSDELLRSFRLLEKSSHELALSQHHLRANLLVVEQANQELERLDRMKSSFLGMISHEFRTPLTSIMSGTEFLISSRTFDQDADSRRILDMIHQGGERLSEIVDNILKLTRLEATGAAVTTTAIHLSQIVDHVIASLAPMLEERGLKVVHSNLERLPYCSGDRECLEEIFTELLENSVKFTPDGGTIFISARVVDRRALAAKREILGRFNAGFYAQMGDHGYLEVEVRDNGIGVSPNEQVKIFDKFYEIGEIRHHSSGKHKFQGKGTGLGLAIVKGMVEAHGGMVWMESPGIDPDARFGSAFYVLIPLEGGPRQEPLPFAGGGEWSAVGEGVAEED, from the coding sequence ATGCTGAGAGAATTCGTTCCGCGTCCTTCGCCTCCCCCCTCCGGGGGAGCACCGGCCGACTCCGGCGGCAGAGATCTCCCTCCCCGGCGCCTCCCCATCGTGGTCGTCGGGCTCTTTGCCCTGCTCGTCCTGGGGGTGTTGGCCGGCGTCTTCGTCGTCTACCGGCAAACCTCCCCCCTCTTGGATCTCCTCGGCCTCGTGGCGCTCCTTGCCGTTACCTGCTCCGGTTTCATGGCGTTCAGCTACCGCCGGGGAAAGAACGAGGAGGAGGCGTCCCACCTCGCCGAGCTGATGGAGGTGGAGCGGCAGCTGGACAAGACGGCCCGCCGTTACCGCAGCCTCCTGGAGGGGGCCGGCGTCGCCATCTTCGTCTTCAATGCCGACAGCGGCATCCTCGTGGAGGTGAACCGGCGGGGGGTCGACCTCCTCGGTCACTCCCGGGAAGAGATGGCTGCCCTGCGGGGGAAGGACCTGATCCCCGAGGATGAGCAGGAACGGTTCGCTTCGTTCGTCATGCGGGTGGCCCGCCGCGGACGGGGGCGCCTCGACCGGATCACCTTCCGCCGCAAGAGTGGCGAGCGCTTCTTCGGCGAGGTGGACGCCCGCCTCATTGACCTGGGTGACGAGCGGCTCGTCCACGTCACCGTCCGGGACATTACCTTCAAGTACCGGGCGGAGCGGGAAATCCGCCAGCGCAACCGGGAGCTCTCCACCCTGATCCGGATCATCAGCCACGCCAACCGGGAGCGGGAACTGAAGACGGTGCTCGACGTCACCCTCCGGGAGATGGTGGATGTCTTCGGTGCGTCCGGCGGGGGGATCCATCTGCGGCGGGAGGAGGGGAGGCTCAAGCCCGCCGCCACGCTGAACGTCCCCGACGGCGTGGCCGCCCTGCTCGCGGGAGAGGAGAAAGAGGGGGGGCTCCTCGGACGGGTTGCCTCGTTCCGGGCGCCGCTCGCCTACGAGGACCTGGCGGCCTCCGACGTGCCGGGATGCACTCCGGCTGCGGTCCAGGGGGCGAAGGGGTTCGCCGGCGTCCCCCTTTCGGCCCGCAACCGGGTGATCGGCGTGATGTATCTCCTGAGCGACGAGGCACGCCGCTTCACCGACGAAGAAATGCGGCTCTGCCTCTCCGTCGCCGACCAGATCGGGATCGTCATCGAGCACGCCCGGCTCTTCGACGAGCTCAAGTGGAAGAGCGACGAGCTCCTCCGCTCCTTCCGCCTCCTGGAGAAGAGCAGTCACGAGCTCGCCCTCTCCCAGCACCACCTCCGGGCGAACCTGCTGGTTGTGGAGCAGGCGAACCAGGAGCTGGAGCGCCTCGACCGGATGAAGTCGAGCTTTCTCGGCATGATCTCCCACGAATTCCGGACGCCGCTCACCAGCATCATGAGCGGCACCGAGTTCCTCATCTCCTCCCGCACCTTCGACCAGGATGCCGACTCCCGCCGTATCCTCGACATGATCCACCAGGGAGGAGAACGGCTCTCCGAGATCGTCGACAACATCCTCAAGCTGACCCGCCTCGAAGCCACCGGCGCTGCGGTGACGACGACGGCCATCCACCTCTCCCAGATCGTCGACCACGTCATCGCCTCCCTGGCGCCGATGCTGGAGGAGCGGGGGCTCAAGGTCGTCCACAGCAACCTGGAGCGGCTTCCCTACTGCAGCGGCGACCGGGAATGCCTGGAGGAGATCTTCACGGAACTCCTGGAGAATTCGGTCAAGTTCACCCCGGACGGGGGGACCATCTTCATCTCCGCGCGGGTGGTGGATCGGCGGGCCCTGGCGGCGAAGAGGGAGATCCTCGGCCGGTTCAACGCCGGCTTCTATGCCCAGATGGGAGACCACGGCTACCTGGAGGTGGAGGTCCGGGACAACGGCATCGGGGTGAGTCCGAACGAGCAGGTGAAGATCTTCGACAAGTTCTACGAGATCGGGGAGATCCGGCACCATTCCAGCGGCAAGCACAAGTTCCAGGGGAAGGGGACGGGGCTCGGCCTCGCCATTGTGAAGGGGATGGTGGAGGCCCACGGCGGCATGGTCTGGATGGAGAGCCCCGGCATCGACCCCGATGCCCGATTCGGGAGCGCCTTTTACGTGCTCATCCCCCTGGAGGGAGGGCCACGGCAGGAGCCGCTCCCCTTTGCCGGCGGGGGGGAGTGGAGCGCGGTCGGCGAAGGGGTGGCGGAGGAGGATTGA
- the recA gene encoding recombinase RecA gives MTQDREKAIELTLSQIEKQFGKGAIMRLGAEEALPDIAAIPTGSVSLDLALGVGGVPRGRVIEIYGPESSGKTTLALHIAAEAQKMGGIAAFVDAEHALDIGYARKLGVKTDDLLVSQPDTGEQALEITEMLVRSGAVDVLVIDSVAALVPKAEIEGEMGDSHVGLQARLMSQALRKLTGIISKSNCCVIFINQIRMKIGVMFGNPETTTGGNALKFYASVRLDIRKIATLKQGDAVVGSRTRVKVVKNKVAPPFKEVEFDIYYGEGVSRLGDILDLAVDRKIIDKSGAWFSYGSERIGQGRENARTFLRERPELVAEIEAKLYEAAGMARPGAKEAQA, from the coding sequence GTGACCCAGGACCGTGAGAAGGCCATCGAGCTGACGCTCAGCCAGATAGAAAAGCAGTTCGGCAAGGGGGCGATCATGCGCCTCGGCGCCGAAGAGGCCCTCCCCGACATTGCCGCCATCCCCACCGGCTCGGTTTCCCTCGACCTCGCCCTCGGCGTCGGAGGGGTCCCCCGCGGCCGGGTGATCGAGATCTACGGCCCCGAATCGTCGGGCAAGACGACCCTCGCCCTCCATATCGCCGCCGAGGCCCAGAAGATGGGGGGGATCGCCGCCTTCGTGGATGCGGAGCACGCCCTGGACATCGGCTACGCCCGCAAGCTCGGGGTCAAGACCGATGATCTCCTCGTCTCCCAGCCCGACACCGGCGAGCAGGCCCTGGAGATCACCGAGATGCTCGTGCGCAGCGGCGCCGTTGACGTCCTCGTCATCGACTCGGTGGCGGCCCTGGTCCCCAAGGCGGAGATCGAGGGAGAGATGGGGGATTCCCACGTCGGCCTCCAGGCGCGGCTCATGTCCCAGGCGCTGCGCAAGCTCACCGGCATCATCTCCAAGTCCAACTGCTGCGTCATTTTCATCAACCAGATCCGGATGAAGATCGGCGTCATGTTCGGCAACCCCGAGACCACCACCGGCGGCAACGCCCTCAAGTTCTACGCCTCGGTTCGCCTCGACATCCGCAAGATCGCCACCCTCAAGCAGGGGGACGCGGTGGTCGGCTCCCGCACCCGGGTGAAGGTGGTGAAGAACAAGGTGGCGCCGCCGTTCAAGGAAGTGGAGTTCGACATCTACTACGGCGAGGGGGTCTCCCGCCTCGGCGACATCCTCGACCTGGCGGTGGACCGCAAGATCATCGACAAGAGCGGCGCCTGGTTCTCCTACGGCTCGGAGCGGATCGGCCAGGGGCGCGAGAACGCCCGGACCTTCCTCAGGGAGCGCCCGGAACTGGTGGCCGAGATCGAGGCAAAACTCTACGAGGCGGCCGGCATGGCCCGCCCGGGGGCGAAGGAGGCCCAGGCCTAA